One part of the Lusitaniella coriacea LEGE 07157 genome encodes these proteins:
- a CDS encoding pentapeptide repeat-containing protein: MDIEAIRAGKHKQLPGVDLEDEDLSESQLEKLNLAGANLVGTDFSGSNLKSARLDGANLLGANLQQADLRANFLGANLMQADLSHADLRGSNLRGANLMGAKLVQASFAGAFLSGTNLTGVNLQGVDLRGADLRGANLNSTNLKGANLAQADLQGASLSEANLEETDLRGANLRGANLAGANLLCAELEGTNLEGANLESACVIGTGLSKSPV, translated from the coding sequence ATGGATATAGAAGCAATTCGAGCGGGAAAACACAAACAACTTCCCGGTGTCGATTTAGAAGATGAAGACTTATCAGAAAGTCAATTAGAAAAACTGAACCTCGCAGGCGCTAACTTGGTTGGCACCGATTTTTCCGGCTCTAACTTGAAAAGCGCTCGCCTCGATGGCGCGAATTTATTAGGCGCAAATTTACAGCAAGCGGACTTGCGCGCCAATTTTCTAGGGGCGAATTTAATGCAGGCGGACTTGAGTCATGCAGACTTACGCGGAAGCAACCTGCGAGGTGCTAATTTAATGGGCGCGAAGTTAGTGCAAGCCTCTTTTGCGGGAGCTTTTTTGAGTGGCACAAACTTAACAGGAGTTAACCTCCAGGGTGTTGATTTGCGCGGTGCAGATTTACGCGGTGCGAATCTCAACAGCACGAACCTCAAAGGGGCAAACCTCGCCCAAGCGGATTTACAGGGAGCGAGTTTGAGCGAAGCCAATTTGGAAGAAACGGATTTACGCGGCGCGAATTTGAGAGGTGCGAATTTAGCGGGGGCAAATTTGCTTTGTGCTGAGTTGGAAGGAACCAATTTGGAAGGGGCGAATTTGGAGAGTGCTTGTGTAATCGGTACGGGATTGTCGAAAAGTCCTGTTTAA
- the fabI gene encoding enoyl-ACP reductase FabI yields MLNLTGKKALVTGIANNRSIAWGIAQQLHQAGAELGVTYLPDEKGRFEKKVRELVEPLHPTIFLPCNVQNDEQIDALFASLGEKWGKFDILIHCLAFANKDDLSGEFSATSRAGFSTALEISSYSLTRLAKAAKPLMNEGGAIVTLSYLGGVKVIPNYNVMGVAKAALEMSVRYLASELGSSNIRVNAISAGPIRTLASSAVGGILDMIHHVEEIAPLKRTVTQTEVGNAAAFLCSDLASGITGQVLYVDAGYEIMGM; encoded by the coding sequence ATGCTGAATTTGACCGGAAAAAAAGCCCTCGTCACTGGAATTGCCAACAACCGCTCTATTGCTTGGGGCATTGCCCAACAACTCCATCAAGCAGGTGCAGAACTAGGCGTAACCTATTTACCCGATGAAAAGGGGCGCTTTGAAAAAAAAGTTCGCGAATTAGTCGAACCCCTTCATCCTACTATTTTTCTCCCCTGCAACGTGCAAAATGACGAGCAAATCGATGCGCTTTTTGCAAGCCTAGGGGAAAAGTGGGGAAAATTTGATATTCTCATCCACTGTCTTGCTTTTGCCAACAAAGATGATTTATCGGGCGAATTCAGCGCCACATCGAGAGCCGGTTTTTCCACTGCTTTGGAGATTAGTAGTTATTCCCTAACTCGCTTGGCTAAAGCCGCAAAGCCCCTCATGAATGAAGGCGGCGCGATCGTCACCCTCAGCTATCTCGGCGGCGTTAAAGTCATTCCCAACTACAATGTCATGGGCGTTGCCAAAGCTGCATTAGAAATGAGCGTTCGCTATCTCGCCTCAGAACTGGGATCGAGTAATATTCGCGTCAATGCCATCTCAGCAGGGCCCATTCGCACCCTGGCATCTTCTGCCGTGGGCGGTATCCTCGATATGATTCATCACGTTGAAGAAATTGCTCCCCTGAAACGAACGGTAACCCAAACGGAAGTTGGTAACGCCGCAGCCTTTCTCTGTAGCGATTTAGCCAGTGGGATTACGGGGCAAGTTCTCTACGTCGATGCAGGGTATGAAATTATGGGAATGTAA
- the ntcA gene encoding global nitrogen regulator NtcA — protein sequence MELSVSQDKPLASVFRQIGGGAFPPVVENCERGKTIFFPGDPAERVYFLLKGAVKLSRVYEAGEEITVALLRENSVFGVLSLITGQHSDRFYHAVAFTPVEFLSAPIDQVEKALSENPELSMLMLQGLSSRILQTEMMIETLAHRDMGSRLVSFLLILCRDFGIPTPEGIRIDLKLSHQAIAEAIGSTRVTVTRLLGDLRQEDMISIHKKKITVHNPVALSQQFT from the coding sequence ATGGAACTGTCCGTATCCCAAGATAAACCCCTTGCTTCTGTGTTTCGCCAAATCGGTGGTGGAGCGTTTCCCCCGGTTGTTGAAAATTGCGAGCGGGGTAAGACGATATTTTTCCCTGGAGATCCCGCAGAACGGGTTTACTTTTTATTGAAAGGGGCGGTGAAGCTGTCGCGCGTTTACGAGGCAGGAGAAGAGATTACAGTCGCGCTATTGCGCGAGAATAGCGTTTTCGGCGTTTTGTCGCTGATTACGGGGCAACATTCGGATCGCTTTTATCATGCGGTTGCGTTTACGCCTGTTGAGTTTCTTTCTGCGCCGATCGATCAGGTGGAAAAAGCCCTCAGTGAAAATCCGGAGTTATCGATGTTGATGCTCCAAGGACTCTCTTCGCGAATTTTGCAAACGGAGATGATGATTGAAACCCTGGCGCATCGGGACATGGGATCGCGGTTGGTGAGCTTTTTGTTGATTCTCTGTCGGGATTTTGGCATTCCTACCCCGGAAGGGATTCGCATCGATCTGAAGCTGTCTCATCAGGCGATCGCGGAAGCGATTGGTTCGACTCGCGTCACGGTGACTCGCCTCCTGGGAGATTTGCGTCAAGAAGATATGATCTCGATTCACAAGAAAAAAATCACGGTTCACAATCCTGTTGCTCTAAGCCAGCAGTTTACTTAG
- a CDS encoding DUF3084 domain-containing protein: protein MVTSAAVLLAAILVLGGLLAVLGDRLGTKVGKARLRLFGLRPRQTATVVTILTGTAIAASTLSLLFAFSKPLRQGVFEIDDILAEVRKAQGDLENTRQEKTRVEQELGRVTQEKSQVEQGLLKAQELFTNTNQQVSGLKTEVTELRQERQKLARDRENLTRDRATLLKQRNVLLARLPKLQGRVEVQEKELTQRRQTIDQKQKQIAKQDRTLQEREKRLQQLQIQRQTLQEELNRRDSLISDRDRAILELDTAISGRDRALKEREKRLARLEQHIALLRERIQTLSQNYQGLRQGTLAITRGQVLSFGVVRIVDSTGARNAIDQLLREANRAAIIATQRDRNATNERVVKISQSQVEQLANQIRDGKDYVVRILSAGNYVESEPAVLVFGDVALNKELFKPNEVLATIPVKPSQMTPTELENRLDLLLAQAQSRARRAGLLGDIKVGESNSLTTVAQIVTLNQFIEQLQDSPGEIDRLQAVVTDTTYTAGPLKLRLVALRDGKVTFTTRF, encoded by the coding sequence ATGGTAACCAGCGCTGCTGTATTACTTGCAGCGATTCTAGTTCTAGGCGGTTTACTCGCGGTATTGGGCGATCGCTTAGGCACAAAAGTGGGGAAAGCGCGACTGCGATTGTTTGGGTTGCGTCCCCGCCAAACGGCAACGGTAGTCACGATCCTGACGGGAACGGCGATCGCGGCATCAACTCTGAGTCTCCTTTTTGCTTTTAGCAAACCCTTGCGTCAGGGGGTTTTTGAGATTGATGACATCCTTGCAGAAGTGCGAAAGGCGCAGGGGGATTTAGAAAATACGAGACAGGAAAAAACGAGGGTCGAACAGGAACTCGGTCGAGTGACTCAGGAAAAGAGTCAGGTGGAGCAGGGATTGCTCAAAGCTCAGGAATTATTTACCAATACGAATCAGCAAGTTTCTGGGTTGAAAACTGAGGTAACGGAGTTACGGCAAGAACGGCAAAAACTCGCACGCGATCGCGAAAACTTGACCCGCGATCGCGCAACTTTGCTCAAACAACGCAACGTCCTACTCGCCCGCCTTCCCAAGCTACAAGGTCGCGTAGAGGTTCAAGAGAAAGAATTGACCCAACGCCGTCAAACCATCGACCAAAAACAAAAACAGATTGCCAAGCAAGATAGGACGTTACAAGAGCGAGAAAAGCGCTTGCAGCAATTACAAATTCAGCGTCAGACGTTGCAGGAAGAGTTGAATCGACGAGATAGTTTAATTAGCGATCGCGATCGCGCGATCTTAGAACTCGATACCGCCATTTCAGGACGCGATCGCGCCTTAAAGGAACGAGAAAAACGACTTGCGCGCCTCGAACAGCACATCGCTCTCCTGCGAGAACGCATTCAAACCCTCAGTCAAAACTACCAGGGGTTGCGCCAAGGAACCCTGGCAATTACGCGCGGTCAAGTGCTGAGTTTTGGCGTGGTTCGCATTGTCGATTCAACTGGAGCGCGCAACGCCATCGATCAACTTTTGCGGGAAGCCAATCGCGCCGCCATTATTGCCACTCAGCGCGATCGTAACGCCACAAACGAGCGGGTAGTCAAAATTTCTCAATCCCAAGTCGAGCAATTAGCGAATCAAATCCGAGACGGTAAAGATTATGTGGTTCGCATTCTTTCTGCGGGCAATTACGTCGAGAGCGAACCCGCAGTTCTGGTATTTGGCGATGTTGCCCTCAACAAAGAACTCTTCAAACCCAATGAAGTTTTAGCTACAATTCCCGTTAAACCCTCGCAAATGACCCCCACGGAGCTGGAAAATCGGTTAGATTTACTCCTGGCACAAGCCCAATCTCGCGCTCGCCGTGCCGGATTGTTGGGGGATATTAAAGTGGGAGAGAGCAACTCCCTGACCACCGTTGCTCAAATTGTCACCCTCAATCAATTTATCGAGCAATTGCAAGATTCCCCAGGGGAAATCGATCGCCTGCAAGCGGTTGTTACGGATACGACCTATACAGCAGGTCCCCTTAAATTAAGGCTTGTGGCGTTGCGCGATGGAAAAGTGACGTTTACGACGCGATTTTAA